One part of the Francisella adeliensis genome encodes these proteins:
- a CDS encoding ProQ/FINO family protein yields MSDGRNKLNDFSLLQSLLGGSSKIEEKTSRMKQARDKNISRNKTSKNVNKTNTRATDDETFIRIPQYGHRINNKVINELENPTSVDNDELVIKVDVAKEREKEEARLFKWLCTRFSKCFDPINKKPLKVGISEEIEIIYQNEHFSPLDKMVLRNVLRRYVGDTRYHKAVFELKQRFNLHGQPVEDYAPEHIEYSKRRLDEIAEKAEFRAKGLSMKDYYEHKKQKNEEEVKSED; encoded by the coding sequence ATGTCTGACGGTAGAAATAAATTAAACGACTTCTCTTTATTACAATCTTTATTGGGTGGTTCTTCTAAAATAGAAGAAAAAACTTCAAGAATGAAGCAGGCTAGAGATAAAAATATCTCAAGAAATAAAACTAGTAAAAATGTGAATAAAACAAATACTAGAGCTACAGATGATGAAACTTTTATTCGTATTCCTCAGTATGGCCATAGAATAAACAACAAGGTTATTAACGAGCTAGAAAATCCAACTAGTGTAGATAATGACGAGTTAGTGATCAAGGTTGATGTTGCAAAAGAGAGAGAGAAAGAAGAGGCAAGACTTTTTAAATGGTTATGTACTCGCTTTTCAAAATGTTTTGATCCTATCAATAAGAAGCCGTTAAAAGTTGGAATAAGTGAAGAAATTGAAATAATTTATCAAAATGAGCATTTTTCACCTTTAGATAAGATGGTTTTAAGAAATGTACTGCGTCGCTATGTTGGAGATACTCGTTATCATAAGGCTGTATTTGAATTAAAACAAAGGTTTAATCTACATGGTCAACCAGTTGAAGATTATGCTCCAGAGCATATTGAATACTCTAAGAGAAGGCTTGATGAAATCGCTGAAAAGGCTGAGTTTAGAGCTAAAGGTCTTAGTATGAAAGATTACTATGAACACAAAAAACAAAAGAATGAAGAAGAAGTCAAATCAGAAGATTAG
- a CDS encoding FTL_1709 family lipoprotein, whose amino-acid sequence MGKKIVKLKKIGIIFTLISLIVLLIGCISEDVKNKYKGLTLTDHQFISSKATAYKTLGFDYDAVPSGINNIDKASPTEFLVKLYVGDNKDCKVIYTASEDGKEGQETNTSSFKAYLSPKDTLVKVFCVGKESNIDYKITAIAKGVTYSRIGNLSYMAEASEF is encoded by the coding sequence ATGGGAAAAAAAATAGTTAAATTGAAAAAAATAGGCATTATATTTACATTAATTTCTTTGATAGTATTATTAATCGGTTGTATTAGTGAAGATGTTAAAAATAAGTATAAAGGTCTGACTTTGACAGATCATCAGTTTATAAGTTCTAAAGCTACGGCATATAAGACCTTAGGTTTTGACTATGATGCAGTCCCTTCAGGAATAAATAATATAGATAAAGCATCACCAACAGAATTTTTAGTTAAATTATATGTAGGTGATAACAAAGACTGTAAAGTGATTTATACGGCATCAGAAGATGGTAAAGAAGGTCAGGAGACTAACACTTCAAGTTTCAAAGCATATTTATCACCTAAAGATACACTTGTGAAAGTATTCTGTGTTGGTAAAGAGTCTAATATAGATTATAAAATAACAGCAATTGCTAAAGGTGTTACTTATTCTCGAATTGGCAATTTATCATATATGGCAGAAGCATCAGAATTCTAA
- a CDS encoding potassium transporter TrkG, producing the protein MGLSQKPKIIGIFLMFLSITMLSPVIIDHIYEENTSYPFLVSFVITFLSGFMMWFIARKSTKKLSNRDGFLIVALVWGFVTLYGAIPYLTFPGLNLTFTHAVFESASGFTTTGGTVISGLEYLPHSILFYRQQTEFFGGMGIIVLSVAILPLLGVGGMQLYKAEISGQWKDEKIAPKISSTAKALWLVYLLFTFLCFLSYLLVGMNPFDAICYTFSTVSTGGFAPTDASMTDKSTGVLIVCGIFLFLGATSFKAHYIALSRLSIKHYFKNVEFKAYCYLLFFSSVIVAITMISFSNDLANIPKTITDSIFQVVALSSSAGFVSDNNFYLWPSFLPIMLMFLAIVGGCGGSTAGGLKMIRAILFKEKAVLEAKRVIHPQGVFTAKLGDIHISEQALNRVSGYISVYIIIFGAAWLALLGCGLDVTTAFSTAATTLSNVGPGLGEIGTSFSSLPDKALWICDLTMIAGRLEIFTILVLFMPEFWRK; encoded by the coding sequence ATGGGATTAAGCCAAAAGCCAAAAATTATTGGAATTTTCTTAATGTTTTTGAGCATTACTATGCTAAGTCCTGTAATTATCGATCATATTTATGAAGAAAATACATCGTACCCTTTTTTAGTAAGTTTCGTAATCACTTTTCTTTCTGGGTTTATGATGTGGTTTATAGCTCGAAAATCAACAAAAAAACTTTCAAATAGGGATGGCTTCCTTATAGTTGCGTTAGTATGGGGCTTTGTGACATTATATGGTGCGATTCCCTACCTAACCTTTCCTGGACTAAACCTTACATTCACTCATGCTGTATTTGAATCAGCTTCTGGGTTTACAACTACTGGTGGTACTGTTATATCTGGTCTTGAGTATTTGCCTCACAGCATATTATTTTACCGTCAGCAGACTGAATTTTTTGGTGGTATGGGTATTATTGTACTATCAGTCGCGATACTACCTCTTCTTGGTGTTGGTGGAATGCAGCTATATAAAGCTGAGATCTCTGGTCAATGGAAAGATGAAAAGATAGCTCCTAAAATATCAAGTACAGCTAAAGCACTTTGGTTAGTATATTTACTCTTTACATTTTTATGTTTCTTATCGTACTTACTCGTAGGCATGAATCCATTTGATGCAATTTGCTATACATTCTCAACCGTATCTACCGGAGGCTTTGCTCCAACAGATGCTAGCATGACTGACAAATCTACTGGCGTGCTTATAGTTTGTGGGATATTTTTATTTCTTGGTGCTACAAGCTTTAAAGCTCACTATATAGCTCTATCACGACTAAGCATCAAACATTACTTTAAAAATGTTGAGTTTAAAGCGTATTGCTATCTGCTTTTTTTCTCATCTGTAATCGTTGCTATAACAATGATTTCATTCTCTAATGATCTTGCAAATATTCCTAAGACAATAACAGATAGTATCTTCCAAGTAGTAGCTCTTAGCTCAAGTGCCGGATTTGTTTCTGACAATAACTTCTATCTATGGCCTAGCTTCTTACCCATCATGCTAATGTTTTTAGCAATTGTAGGTGGTTGTGGAGGCTCAACTGCCGGTGGCCTAAAAATGATACGAGCAATATTATTTAAAGAGAAAGCTGTATTAGAAGCAAAAAGAGTAATTCATCCTCAAGGTGTTTTTACTGCGAAACTTGGTGATATTCATATATCTGAGCAAGCTTTAAATAGAGTTTCTGGCTATATCTCTGTATACATAATAATTTTTGGTGCTGCTTGGCTTGCCTTACTTGGTTGTGGGCTTGATGTTACAACAGCTTTCTCAACAGCCGCTACTACTCTTTCAAATGTAGGTCCAGGACTAGGTGAGATTGGCACAAGCTTTAGCTCTTTACCTGATAAAGCATTATGGATATGTGACTTAACAATGATCGCCGGAAGACTTGAAATATTTACTATACTAGTTTTATTTATGCCTGAGTTTTGGAGAAAATAA
- a CDS encoding CBU_0585 family protein: MMKIILRLAHLFDNKKDREYVSEAGKFLKEFDKTNPQKSEAQKKEILKHRNLYKREAKKETSFLDG; encoded by the coding sequence ATGATGAAAATAATTTTAAGGCTAGCACATCTTTTTGATAATAAAAAAGATAGAGAGTATGTGAGTGAAGCAGGTAAATTCTTAAAAGAGTTTGATAAAACAAATCCTCAAAAATCAGAAGCACAAAAAAAAGAAATTTTAAAGCATCGGAATCTTTATAAAAGAGAAGCGAAGAAAGAGACTAGCTTTCTTGATGGATAG
- a CDS encoding MFS transporter, which yields MIKYNTRRWNPFLIAIPDIGIGMFWSLTGTIGSWIAYQHTSSALLVGLLLSMAAFTGIFMQTIAGIISDKTPINFMFGKRTTWLLFGLILTCIFQMLWAFAPNYATLFIIAFCTYASINFFQGPYYTLVVEVVDFDQVPFAILLARTTAQIGTILIGLIAAFMWDAGGALISCIVICLILIIPTVAILPTIVKERPENQTKNESKLSLNVFKNKNNNMLFLATFCAMTGFGAFMPMMGGYMNEYLSFNINFTGSLVVAFGVSSVIIGFCAAIALKRLNITIKKLFGGGMLIFAISLFGASFLKEDCYCWYTVTVFVALGFILTQVSSYTIIARLAPDGKLGEYMGWLNMFFSLPQLLILISGGWLIDAGFGSYLYIIASIILFIGFIAVTQIKLPTETIHQES from the coding sequence ATGATTAAATACAATACACGCCGTTGGAACCCTTTCCTAATAGCTATACCAGATATTGGTATTGGTATGTTTTGGTCTTTAACAGGAACTATTGGCTCTTGGATTGCATATCAACATACAAGCTCAGCTCTACTTGTGGGCTTACTTTTATCTATGGCTGCTTTCACTGGGATATTCATGCAAACTATTGCCGGCATAATTTCTGATAAAACACCAATTAACTTTATGTTTGGTAAAAGGACTACTTGGTTGTTATTTGGACTTATACTAACTTGTATTTTTCAAATGCTTTGGGCTTTTGCTCCAAATTATGCAACTTTATTTATCATCGCTTTTTGTACCTATGCAAGTATTAACTTTTTTCAAGGACCTTACTATACTCTTGTAGTTGAAGTTGTAGATTTTGATCAAGTTCCTTTTGCAATACTCTTAGCTCGTACTACTGCTCAAATTGGCACAATATTAATTGGTCTTATTGCAGCATTTATGTGGGATGCTGGCGGTGCTCTTATAAGCTGTATAGTTATATGTCTTATACTCATTATCCCTACAGTAGCTATATTGCCAACCATCGTAAAAGAAAGACCTGAAAATCAGACTAAGAATGAGTCAAAGTTAAGTCTTAATGTATTTAAAAACAAAAATAATAATATGCTTTTTCTTGCAACATTTTGTGCAATGACAGGTTTTGGTGCTTTTATGCCGATGATGGGTGGCTACATGAATGAATACTTATCATTTAACATAAACTTTACCGGTTCATTAGTAGTAGCATTTGGTGTTAGCTCAGTAATTATTGGCTTTTGCGCAGCAATAGCTTTAAAAAGACTCAATATCACTATAAAGAAGCTTTTCGGTGGTGGAATGCTAATATTTGCAATATCTCTTTTTGGAGCATCCTTCTTGAAAGAAGATTGTTATTGTTGGTATACAGTTACAGTTTTTGTAGCACTTGGGTTTATCTTGACACAAGTTTCTAGTTATACAATCATTGCAAGACTTGCACCTGATGGTAAACTTGGTGAATATATGGGGTGGTTAAATATGTTTTTCTCACTACCTCAACTTCTAATACTTATCTCCGGAGGATGGCTAATAGATGCTGGGTTTGGTTCTTATCTATATATTATAGCTAGCATAATTCTATTTATAGGCTTTATTGCTGTGACACAAATAAAACTACCTACAGAAACTATCCATCAAGAAAGCTAG
- a CDS encoding beta-galactosidase, giving the protein MYFGVDYYPEQWDYSLIDEDLNRIANSELNCIRVAEFAWHLMEPKDGEFDFSFFTMVLDKAHKLGLKVMLGTPTATVPAWLYKKDPKIFEIDENLIQKHFGGRRQACLNSPTYNKYANRITQKMVEAYKDHPAVLLWHIDNELGHETSDMCYCDQCEIEFKKYLKEKFNNDIHSFNDAIGSVFWSQTYNDFDEINIPRSTIPATNPGMILYFNRFRADTTTNFLARQVKIIKDIDPAKEVLHNYTGDYFSKAQDHTDLSEKLDVVALNNYPVWGGQHIPVESYKTALKLDQTRGFLNKNYWITEQLIGAQAHNIMGFVPRPGHAKLWSFQAMARGCDNLIYFRWRTATKGAEQFCYGVLDHDNKYNHRYNEMLEIIKLAKQHKEAIKSPTKSKVALLYSMDNIYSWRIQQQSTAFDIQNEHTRLYKPFYDNNISVDVLDIRHDFGDYSVILLPVAMLITDKNIARLEEFIKNGGTVIASFRAGLKEYHNEIRFGVENPIHKLANVSVNYFEPLPTDTSCTVNYKGQELQATVWRDMLIPKENTQSLCNYTDEFKDYSGAVKSKVGSGEIYYIGTGIDDDIFWHDIAIELADEKSIQYFKSPDSLEIVVKGNDNDKIAILLNHNRFDVEYLGETIKALDTQILKYDNFQCKYSKYYG; this is encoded by the coding sequence ATGTACTTCGGCGTCGACTATTACCCAGAACAATGGGACTACTCCCTTATTGATGAAGATTTAAATCGTATAGCCAATTCAGAGCTAAACTGTATCCGTGTTGCTGAATTTGCTTGGCATCTTATGGAGCCAAAAGATGGTGAGTTTGATTTTAGCTTTTTTACTATGGTTTTAGACAAAGCTCACAAGCTAGGTTTAAAAGTTATGCTTGGTACCCCTACTGCTACAGTTCCTGCTTGGCTTTATAAAAAAGATCCCAAGATATTTGAAATTGATGAAAATCTGATCCAAAAACATTTCGGAGGAAGAAGGCAAGCCTGTCTAAACTCACCAACTTATAATAAATATGCTAATCGCATAACACAAAAGATGGTCGAAGCTTATAAAGATCACCCTGCTGTCTTATTGTGGCATATAGATAATGAGCTTGGTCATGAAACAAGTGATATGTGTTATTGTGATCAATGTGAAATTGAGTTTAAAAAATACTTAAAAGAAAAGTTCAACAATGATATACACTCTTTTAATGATGCTATTGGTAGTGTTTTTTGGTCACAAACTTATAATGATTTTGATGAAATAAATATTCCTCGTTCAACAATTCCAGCAACTAACCCTGGAATGATTTTATACTTCAATCGCTTTAGAGCAGATACTACAACTAACTTTCTTGCTCGACAAGTTAAGATAATAAAAGACATAGACCCTGCCAAAGAAGTTTTACATAATTATACAGGTGACTACTTTTCAAAAGCTCAAGACCATACAGACTTATCAGAAAAACTTGATGTTGTAGCACTAAACAACTACCCTGTTTGGGGTGGGCAACACATACCAGTAGAATCATACAAAACTGCTTTAAAGCTAGATCAAACTAGAGGTTTTTTAAATAAAAACTACTGGATAACCGAACAATTAATTGGCGCTCAAGCACATAACATCATGGGGTTCGTTCCTCGACCAGGACACGCCAAGCTATGGTCATTCCAAGCAATGGCTCGTGGTTGCGACAATTTAATCTACTTTAGATGGCGTACAGCAACAAAAGGTGCTGAGCAGTTTTGCTATGGTGTGTTAGACCATGACAACAAGTATAATCACCGTTACAATGAAATGTTAGAGATTATTAAGCTCGCAAAACAACACAAAGAAGCTATAAAATCCCCAACAAAATCTAAGGTTGCTCTTTTATACTCTATGGATAATATCTATAGTTGGCGCATTCAACAGCAATCAACAGCTTTTGATATTCAAAATGAACATACTCGCCTTTACAAACCATTTTATGATAATAATATTAGTGTTGATGTGTTAGATATTCGTCATGATTTTGGTGATTATTCTGTAATACTTCTTCCGGTAGCAATGCTTATAACAGATAAAAACATCGCTAGGCTTGAAGAGTTCATTAAAAATGGTGGTACAGTTATTGCAAGCTTTAGAGCAGGCTTAAAAGAGTATCATAATGAAATTCGCTTTGGTGTTGAAAATCCTATTCATAAATTAGCAAATGTTAGCGTAAATTACTTCGAACCATTACCAACAGATACTAGCTGTACCGTAAATTATAAAGGACAAGAACTACAAGCTACTGTCTGGCGTGATATGTTAATACCTAAAGAGAATACGCAATCACTATGTAACTATACAGATGAGTTTAAAGATTATAGTGGTGCAGTAAAATCAAAAGTTGGCAGTGGCGAGATTTACTATATTGGTACAGGTATTGATGATGATATTTTTTGGCATGATATTGCAATAGAATTAGCGGATGAAAAATCTATACAGTATTTCAAATCCCCTGATAGCTTAGAGATTGTAGTTAAAGGAAACGATAATGATAAAATTGCTATCTTATTAAACCATAATCGTTTTGATGTTGAGTATCTTGGAGAAACTATCAAAGCCCTTGATACACAAATATTAAAATATGATAATTTCCAATGTAAATATTCAAAATACTATGGGTAA
- the rho gene encoding transcription termination factor Rho codes for MNLNELKYKSVNELMDIAQSLDLDSLRARKQELIFSILKYHADKGEDIYGEGILEVLQDGYGFLRSSDSSYFASPDDIYVSPAFIRKLNLRTGDSILGKIRPPRDNEKYFAVKHIDSVNFDSPELARKKILFENLTPEYAKERLTMEIGNGSNEDITARVIDLAAPFGKGQRGLIVAPPKTGKTIMMQNIATSIAKNHPECNLIMLLIDERPEEVTEMQRSVRGEVVASTFDEPAARHVQLAEIVIEKAKRLVEHKQDVVILLDSITRLARAYNTVSPASGRVLSGGVEANALQKPKRFFGAARNTGEGGSLTIIATALVETGSKMDEVIFEEFKGTGNMELHLDRKISERRVYPAISFDRSGTRREELLTSPEELQKLWVLRKILGGMEDVQAMEFLTEKMKGSLTNEEFFQTMKKG; via the coding sequence ATGAATTTAAATGAATTAAAGTACAAATCAGTAAATGAGTTAATGGATATTGCACAAAGCTTAGACTTAGATTCTTTGCGTGCAAGAAAACAAGAACTTATATTTTCAATCTTAAAATACCATGCAGATAAAGGTGAAGACATTTATGGTGAAGGTATATTAGAAGTACTTCAAGATGGTTATGGTTTTTTAAGATCTTCTGATAGTTCATACTTTGCATCACCTGATGATATATATGTATCCCCAGCATTTATAAGAAAGTTAAATCTAAGAACAGGCGATAGCATTCTTGGTAAAATTCGACCTCCTCGTGATAATGAAAAATATTTTGCTGTTAAACATATTGATAGCGTTAACTTCGATTCTCCTGAATTAGCAAGAAAGAAAATACTTTTTGAAAACCTAACTCCAGAATATGCTAAAGAAAGACTTACCATGGAAATTGGTAATGGTTCAAATGAAGACATTACAGCTAGAGTTATTGATTTAGCAGCTCCATTTGGTAAAGGTCAGCGTGGACTAATCGTAGCACCCCCAAAGACTGGTAAAACAATCATGATGCAAAATATCGCAACTTCAATTGCAAAAAACCATCCTGAATGTAACCTAATCATGCTTTTAATTGATGAAAGACCAGAGGAAGTAACAGAAATGCAACGCTCTGTGCGTGGTGAAGTTGTAGCAAGTACATTTGATGAACCAGCTGCTCGCCATGTACAGCTAGCAGAGATTGTAATCGAAAAAGCTAAAAGATTAGTTGAGCATAAACAAGATGTAGTAATCTTACTTGACTCAATCACAAGACTTGCTCGTGCATACAACACAGTATCTCCTGCATCAGGAAGAGTCCTTTCTGGTGGTGTTGAAGCAAATGCTCTTCAAAAGCCAAAAAGATTCTTTGGTGCAGCTAGAAATACTGGTGAAGGTGGTAGCTTAACTATTATCGCAACAGCGCTAGTTGAAACAGGCTCAAAAATGGATGAGGTTATCTTTGAAGAGTTTAAAGGTACCGGTAACATGGAGCTTCATCTTGATCGTAAAATATCTGAACGCCGCGTTTATCCTGCTATTAGCTTTGATAGATCTGGTACGCGTAGAGAAGAACTTCTTACATCTCCTGAAGAACTACAAAAACTTTGGGTATTGCGTAAGATTCTTGGTGGTATGGAAGATGTGCAGGCTATGGAATTCCTTACAGAAAAAATGAAAGGTTCTCTTACTAATGAAGAATTTTTCCAGACAATGAAGAAAGGCTAA
- the trxA gene encoding thioredoxin — MSKCIDISDSQFQDEVINSSTPVVLDFWAPWCGPCKMITPILEQVAEHYGDKVKICKINIDDNEDTAMKFAVRGVPTLMIFKDGENKETKVGVVQKSQLISTVDKYL, encoded by the coding sequence ATGTCAAAATGTATAGATATATCAGATAGCCAGTTTCAAGATGAAGTAATTAATAGCTCTACTCCTGTAGTTTTAGATTTTTGGGCACCTTGGTGTGGTCCTTGTAAAATGATTACCCCTATACTTGAGCAAGTTGCCGAACATTATGGTGATAAAGTTAAAATCTGTAAAATCAACATTGATGATAACGAAGATACTGCAATGAAATTTGCTGTACGCGGAGTACCAACACTTATGATTTTCAAAGACGGTGAAAATAAAGAAACTAAAGTTGGTGTTGTTCAAAAGAGCCAATTAATTTCTACAGTAGACAAATACTTATAA
- a CDS encoding Ppx/GppA phosphatase family protein yields the protein MSKIVATIDLGSNSFHMLISEIMSDGEVVTLSKQKQKVQLRAGLNNNLTISKDVQERAIQCLEFFAEEIENYNVEHVKAVGTYTLRKAKNKIKGFKRKLDKALGTKIKIISGPEEARLVYVGARDNHDIKKKTLVIDIGGGSTECVIGKGDKILVAKSLDMGCVGAQKECFIDEKLNFNNFHNAVSKAKKILDPIATKYKRISWNTVLGSSGTITSVTGICQEMTGSPIITKEFLNDLITKMMDKKFVEHIQFEGLREDRESVLAGGVAILYAVFESLGISQMSLSNGAVREGMLYELVKNKYKITIS from the coding sequence ATGTCAAAAATTGTAGCTACAATAGATCTAGGGTCTAATAGTTTTCACATGCTAATAAGTGAGATTATGTCTGATGGTGAGGTTGTTACACTATCAAAACAAAAGCAAAAGGTTCAATTAAGAGCTGGTTTGAACAATAATCTAACTATCAGCAAAGATGTTCAAGAAAGAGCTATACAATGTTTAGAGTTTTTTGCGGAAGAGATAGAAAACTATAATGTTGAACATGTAAAAGCTGTTGGTACTTACACTCTTAGAAAAGCTAAAAATAAAATTAAAGGGTTTAAAAGGAAATTAGATAAAGCTCTTGGGACTAAGATCAAGATTATATCAGGACCAGAAGAGGCCAGGCTTGTGTATGTTGGAGCTAGAGATAATCATGATATAAAGAAAAAAACCTTAGTAATAGATATTGGTGGAGGCTCTACGGAATGTGTCATTGGTAAGGGAGATAAAATACTTGTTGCTAAAAGCTTGGATATGGGTTGTGTAGGAGCCCAGAAAGAATGCTTTATAGATGAAAAGCTTAATTTTAATAATTTTCATAATGCTGTGAGTAAGGCTAAAAAGATACTTGATCCAATAGCTACGAAATATAAGCGCATTTCGTGGAATACAGTGTTAGGGTCTTCTGGGACGATTACTTCTGTTACAGGAATCTGCCAAGAGATGACTGGTAGCCCAATTATCACTAAAGAATTTCTAAATGACCTTATTACAAAAATGATGGATAAAAAGTTTGTTGAGCATATACAGTTTGAAGGGCTTCGTGAGGATCGTGAAAGTGTACTTGCCGGAGGTGTTGCAATCTTGTATGCAGTATTTGAAAGTTTGGGCATATCACAGATGTCTTTGTCTAATGGGGCGGTACGAGAAGGGATGCTTTATGAGTTGGTTAAAAATAAATATAAGATAACGATTTCATGA
- a CDS encoding replication-associated recombination protein A, which yields MKYIPLAARLRPQKIEDVIGQEHLLSSNGVLTKILQSQGICSLVLCGKPGVGKTTLARIIAKSKDLDFFELSAVDSGVKEVKKIIAENQALDSFVLFLDEIHRFNKSQQDLLLPYVESGKIILIGATTENPTYYLNDALISRLFILRLKRLNHHAVEQLVKSAINTDEILSEQEIVIDDCIYSAIFSYSQGDCRKVLNLLERMYLLSTKSGTISFSKELFDTAVGEASKDFHREGKEFYEQLSAFHKSIRGTDPDAAIFWLSLMLDNGVDPLVVARRMLCIASEDIGNADPQALRIAMDAWNAYEKLGMPEGRLVLSQAAIYLAVAPKSNACYKALAEASQTVKKLTYIEVPQHLKNYKDSKYIYPHDYPNSFVKQQYLPSNISKTFYNPTSHGFESKIKTKLDSIKKLFLN from the coding sequence ATGAAGTATATCCCATTAGCAGCGAGACTAAGACCACAAAAAATTGAAGATGTAATTGGTCAAGAACATCTTCTTTCAAGTAATGGAGTGCTAACTAAGATACTTCAAAGTCAAGGGATTTGCTCATTAGTTTTATGTGGTAAACCAGGGGTTGGCAAAACAACATTAGCGAGAATAATAGCAAAATCAAAAGATCTTGATTTTTTTGAATTATCAGCTGTTGATTCAGGGGTTAAGGAAGTAAAAAAAATTATAGCTGAAAACCAAGCTTTAGACAGTTTTGTACTTTTCTTAGATGAAATACATCGTTTTAATAAATCGCAACAAGATTTACTTTTGCCTTATGTCGAATCAGGTAAGATAATCCTAATAGGAGCAACTACTGAAAATCCTACTTACTATCTAAATGATGCCTTAATCTCTCGGCTATTTATTTTACGATTGAAAAGACTTAATCACCATGCAGTAGAGCAATTAGTTAAATCTGCAATAAATACTGATGAGATTTTATCGGAGCAAGAAATTGTGATTGATGATTGTATTTATTCAGCAATTTTTAGCTATAGTCAAGGAGATTGTCGTAAGGTTTTGAATCTCTTAGAAAGAATGTATCTTTTAAGTACTAAATCTGGGACTATAAGTTTTAGTAAAGAGTTATTTGATACAGCTGTTGGCGAAGCCTCAAAAGATTTTCATAGAGAAGGCAAAGAGTTTTATGAGCAACTATCAGCTTTTCATAAATCTATAAGAGGGACAGATCCTGATGCAGCAATATTTTGGTTAAGTTTAATGCTTGATAACGGAGTGGACCCTCTTGTGGTTGCTAGAAGAATGCTTTGTATAGCTTCTGAAGATATAGGTAATGCGGATCCGCAAGCTTTACGTATAGCTATGGATGCTTGGAATGCTTATGAAAAATTAGGAATGCCAGAAGGTAGACTTGTACTTTCTCAGGCAGCTATTTATCTTGCTGTAGCACCTAAAAGTAATGCGTGCTATAAAGCTTTAGCAGAGGCTTCACAAACTGTAAAAAAACTTACTTATATAGAAGTTCCTCAGCACCTTAAGAATTATAAAGATAGTAAATATATCTACCCCCATGACTATCCAAATTCTTTTGTAAAGCAGCAATATTTGCCAAGCAACATAAGTAAAACATTTTACAACCCAACAAGTCACGGTTTTGAAAGTAAGATAAAAACAAAATTAGATAGCATTAAAAAACTATTTTTAAATTAA